In the genome of Mauremys mutica isolate MM-2020 ecotype Southern chromosome 8, ASM2049712v1, whole genome shotgun sequence, one region contains:
- the PDLIM7 gene encoding PDZ and LIM domain protein 7 isoform X4: MSGMDSYKVMLDGPAPWGFRLQGGKDFNMPLSISRLTAGGKAAQAGVGVGDWVLSIDGENTSSMTHIEAQNKIRACGDHLSLSLSRVQCLLGKSHKVQNLDKVGAGPSPPEGKPQPRGDLGRSYVEDEHALRLMSPPAGLPNDSSKKRLIEDTEDWQPRTGTTQSRSFRILAQLTGTEFMQDPDEEHVRKASQVSGLEPSVVSALKVEPDHGSAAPGPASRPPWAVDPSFAERYAPDKTSTVLSKHRQPAMPTPMQNRSSIVQAAQQPPEGTSKTPICYQCNKVIRGRYLVALGHYYHPEEFMCCQCRKVLDEGGFFEEKGSVFCPKCYDMRYAPSCAKCKKRIGGEIMHALKMTWHVQCFTCAACRTPIRNRAFYMEEGQPYCERDYEKMFGTKCRGCDFKIDAGDRFLEALGFSWHDTCFVCAICQVSLEGKTFYSKKDKPLCKSHAFSHV, translated from the exons ctgacCGCTGGTGGCAAGGCAGCCCAGGCTGGCGTGGGAGTGGGCGACTGGGTGCTGAGCATCGATGGGGAGAACACCAGTAGCATGACTCACATCGAAGCGCAGAACAAGATCCGTGCCTGCGGAGACCATCTTTCCCTCAGCCTGAGCAG AGTCCAGTGCCTCCTGGGGAAGTCACACAAG GTGCAGAACCTTGACAA GGTCGGTGCTGGCCCCAGCCCGCCAGAGGGGAAACCTCAGCCCCGTGGAGACCTGGGCCGCTCCTACGTGGAGGATga GCACGCTCTGCGGCTAATGAGCCCCCCAGCCGGCCTGCCCAATGACTCCAGCAAAAAGCGGCTGATTGAGGATACGGAGGACTGGCAGCCTCGCACGGGCACAACCCAGTCCCGCTCCTTCCGCATCCTGGCCCAGCTCACGGGCACAGAGTTCA TGCAAGATCCAGATGAGGAGCATGTTAGAAAAGCCAG CCAGGTGTCTGGGCTGGAGCCATCTGTGGTGTCAGCGCTGAAGGTGGAGCCTGATCACG GTTCCGCTGCTCCGGGCCCTGCCAGCCGCCCGCCCTGGGCTGTGGATCCTTCCTTTGCTGAGCGCTATGCCCCCGACAAGACCAGCACCGTGCTGAGCAAACACCGCCAGCCGGCCATGCCCACGCCCATGCAGAACCGCAGCTCCATCGTCCAGGCCGCCCAGCAGCCCCCCGAGGGCACCAGCAAAACCCCCATCTGCTACCAGTGCAACAAGGTCATCAG GGGGCGCTACCTGGTGGCCCTGGGGCATTACTACCACCCGGAGGAGTTCATGTGCTGCCAGTGCAGGAAGGTGCTGGACGAGGGGGGTTTCTTTGAGGAGAAGGGCTCGGTCTTCTGCCCCAAGTGCTATGACATGCGCTATGCCCCCAGCTGTGCCAAGTGCAAGAAGAGGATTGGTGGG GAGATCATGCATGCGCTGAAGATGACGTGGCACGTGCAGTGCTTCACCTGCGCTGCCTGCAGAACTCCCATCCGCAACCGTGCCTTTTACATGGAGGAGGGGCAGCCCTACTGCGAGAGAG ACTACGAGAAGATGTTCGGCACAAAATGCCGCGGCTGCGACTTCAAGATTGATGCTGGGGACCGGTTCCTGGAGGCGCTGGGATTCAGCTGGCATGACACCTGCTTCGTCTGTGCG aTCTGCCAGGTCAGCCTGGAAGGGAAGACGTTCTACTCCAAGAAGGACAAACCCCTCTGCAAGAGCCATGCCTTCTCCCACGTGTAA
- the PDLIM7 gene encoding PDZ and LIM domain protein 7 isoform X6, with translation MSGMDSYKVMLDGPAPWGFRLQGGKDFNMPLSISRLTAGGKAAQAGVGVGDWVLSIDGENTSSMTHIEAQNKIRACGDHLSLSLSRVQCLLGKSHKDSFPCSQPPKYNFVPSTTLNKTARPFGASPAPNSLPGLVTKPVTYTAPACTPQHNGQVSGLEPSVVSALKVEPDHGSAAPGPASRPPWAVDPSFAERYAPDKTSTVLSKHRQPAMPTPMQNRSSIVQAAQQPPEGTSKTPICYQCNKVIRGRYLVALGHYYHPEEFMCCQCRKVLDEGGFFEEKGSVFCPKCYDMRYAPSCAKCKKRIGGEIMHALKMTWHVQCFTCAACRTPIRNRAFYMEEGQPYCERDYEKMFGTKCRGCDFKIDAGDRFLEALGFSWHDTCFVCAICQVSLEGKTFYSKKDKPLCKSHAFSHV, from the exons ctgacCGCTGGTGGCAAGGCAGCCCAGGCTGGCGTGGGAGTGGGCGACTGGGTGCTGAGCATCGATGGGGAGAACACCAGTAGCATGACTCACATCGAAGCGCAGAACAAGATCCGTGCCTGCGGAGACCATCTTTCCCTCAGCCTGAGCAG AGTCCAGTGCCTCCTGGGGAAGTCACACAAG GATTCAttcccctgctctcagcccccgaAATATAACTTCGTTCCTAGCACCACCCTCAACAAAACAGCCCGGCCCTTCGGGGCCAGCCCTGCGCCCAACTCGCTGCCTGGGCTGGTGACGAAACCTGTGACGTACAcggcccctgcctgcaccccccagcacaaTGG CCAGGTGTCTGGGCTGGAGCCATCTGTGGTGTCAGCGCTGAAGGTGGAGCCTGATCACG GTTCCGCTGCTCCGGGCCCTGCCAGCCGCCCGCCCTGGGCTGTGGATCCTTCCTTTGCTGAGCGCTATGCCCCCGACAAGACCAGCACCGTGCTGAGCAAACACCGCCAGCCGGCCATGCCCACGCCCATGCAGAACCGCAGCTCCATCGTCCAGGCCGCCCAGCAGCCCCCCGAGGGCACCAGCAAAACCCCCATCTGCTACCAGTGCAACAAGGTCATCAG GGGGCGCTACCTGGTGGCCCTGGGGCATTACTACCACCCGGAGGAGTTCATGTGCTGCCAGTGCAGGAAGGTGCTGGACGAGGGGGGTTTCTTTGAGGAGAAGGGCTCGGTCTTCTGCCCCAAGTGCTATGACATGCGCTATGCCCCCAGCTGTGCCAAGTGCAAGAAGAGGATTGGTGGG GAGATCATGCATGCGCTGAAGATGACGTGGCACGTGCAGTGCTTCACCTGCGCTGCCTGCAGAACTCCCATCCGCAACCGTGCCTTTTACATGGAGGAGGGGCAGCCCTACTGCGAGAGAG ACTACGAGAAGATGTTCGGCACAAAATGCCGCGGCTGCGACTTCAAGATTGATGCTGGGGACCGGTTCCTGGAGGCGCTGGGATTCAGCTGGCATGACACCTGCTTCGTCTGTGCG aTCTGCCAGGTCAGCCTGGAAGGGAAGACGTTCTACTCCAAGAAGGACAAACCCCTCTGCAAGAGCCATGCCTTCTCCCACGTGTAA
- the PDLIM7 gene encoding PDZ and LIM domain protein 7 isoform X1, translating into MSGMDSYKVMLDGPAPWGFRLQGGKDFNMPLSISRLTAGGKAAQAGVGVGDWVLSIDGENTSSMTHIEAQNKIRACGDHLSLSLSRVQCLLGKSHKDSFPCSQPPKYNFVPSTTLNKTARPFGASPAPNSLPGLVTKPVTYTAPACTPQHNGCRTLTSQVGAGPSPPEGKPQPRGDLGRSYVEDEHALRLMSPPAGLPNDSSKKRLIEDTEDWQPRTGTTQSRSFRILAQLTGTEFMQDPDEEHVRKASQVSGLEPSVVSALKVEPDHGSAAPGPASRPPWAVDPSFAERYAPDKTSTVLSKHRQPAMPTPMQNRSSIVQAAQQPPEGTSKTPICYQCNKVIRGRYLVALGHYYHPEEFMCCQCRKVLDEGGFFEEKGSVFCPKCYDMRYAPSCAKCKKRIGGEIMHALKMTWHVQCFTCAACRTPIRNRAFYMEEGQPYCERDYEKMFGTKCRGCDFKIDAGDRFLEALGFSWHDTCFVCAICQVSLEGKTFYSKKDKPLCKSHAFSHV; encoded by the exons ctgacCGCTGGTGGCAAGGCAGCCCAGGCTGGCGTGGGAGTGGGCGACTGGGTGCTGAGCATCGATGGGGAGAACACCAGTAGCATGACTCACATCGAAGCGCAGAACAAGATCCGTGCCTGCGGAGACCATCTTTCCCTCAGCCTGAGCAG AGTCCAGTGCCTCCTGGGGAAGTCACACAAG GATTCAttcccctgctctcagcccccgaAATATAACTTCGTTCCTAGCACCACCCTCAACAAAACAGCCCGGCCCTTCGGGGCCAGCCCTGCGCCCAACTCGCTGCCTGGGCTGGTGACGAAACCTGTGACGTACAcggcccctgcctgcaccccccagcacaaTGG GTGCAGAACCTTGACAAGTCA GGTCGGTGCTGGCCCCAGCCCGCCAGAGGGGAAACCTCAGCCCCGTGGAGACCTGGGCCGCTCCTACGTGGAGGATga GCACGCTCTGCGGCTAATGAGCCCCCCAGCCGGCCTGCCCAATGACTCCAGCAAAAAGCGGCTGATTGAGGATACGGAGGACTGGCAGCCTCGCACGGGCACAACCCAGTCCCGCTCCTTCCGCATCCTGGCCCAGCTCACGGGCACAGAGTTCA TGCAAGATCCAGATGAGGAGCATGTTAGAAAAGCCAG CCAGGTGTCTGGGCTGGAGCCATCTGTGGTGTCAGCGCTGAAGGTGGAGCCTGATCACG GTTCCGCTGCTCCGGGCCCTGCCAGCCGCCCGCCCTGGGCTGTGGATCCTTCCTTTGCTGAGCGCTATGCCCCCGACAAGACCAGCACCGTGCTGAGCAAACACCGCCAGCCGGCCATGCCCACGCCCATGCAGAACCGCAGCTCCATCGTCCAGGCCGCCCAGCAGCCCCCCGAGGGCACCAGCAAAACCCCCATCTGCTACCAGTGCAACAAGGTCATCAG GGGGCGCTACCTGGTGGCCCTGGGGCATTACTACCACCCGGAGGAGTTCATGTGCTGCCAGTGCAGGAAGGTGCTGGACGAGGGGGGTTTCTTTGAGGAGAAGGGCTCGGTCTTCTGCCCCAAGTGCTATGACATGCGCTATGCCCCCAGCTGTGCCAAGTGCAAGAAGAGGATTGGTGGG GAGATCATGCATGCGCTGAAGATGACGTGGCACGTGCAGTGCTTCACCTGCGCTGCCTGCAGAACTCCCATCCGCAACCGTGCCTTTTACATGGAGGAGGGGCAGCCCTACTGCGAGAGAG ACTACGAGAAGATGTTCGGCACAAAATGCCGCGGCTGCGACTTCAAGATTGATGCTGGGGACCGGTTCCTGGAGGCGCTGGGATTCAGCTGGCATGACACCTGCTTCGTCTGTGCG aTCTGCCAGGTCAGCCTGGAAGGGAAGACGTTCTACTCCAAGAAGGACAAACCCCTCTGCAAGAGCCATGCCTTCTCCCACGTGTAA
- the PDLIM7 gene encoding PDZ and LIM domain protein 7 isoform X3 translates to MSGMDSYKVMLDGPAPWGFRLQGGKDFNMPLSISRLTAGGKAAQAGVGVGDWVLSIDGENTSSMTHIEAQNKIRACGDHLSLSLSRVQCLLGKSHKDSFPCSQPPKYNFVPSTTLNKTARPFGASPAPNSLPGLVTKPVTYTAPACTPQHNGHALRLMSPPAGLPNDSSKKRLIEDTEDWQPRTGTTQSRSFRILAQLTGTEFMQDPDEEHVRKASQVSGLEPSVVSALKVEPDHGSAAPGPASRPPWAVDPSFAERYAPDKTSTVLSKHRQPAMPTPMQNRSSIVQAAQQPPEGTSKTPICYQCNKVIRGRYLVALGHYYHPEEFMCCQCRKVLDEGGFFEEKGSVFCPKCYDMRYAPSCAKCKKRIGGEIMHALKMTWHVQCFTCAACRTPIRNRAFYMEEGQPYCERDYEKMFGTKCRGCDFKIDAGDRFLEALGFSWHDTCFVCAICQVSLEGKTFYSKKDKPLCKSHAFSHV, encoded by the exons ctgacCGCTGGTGGCAAGGCAGCCCAGGCTGGCGTGGGAGTGGGCGACTGGGTGCTGAGCATCGATGGGGAGAACACCAGTAGCATGACTCACATCGAAGCGCAGAACAAGATCCGTGCCTGCGGAGACCATCTTTCCCTCAGCCTGAGCAG AGTCCAGTGCCTCCTGGGGAAGTCACACAAG GATTCAttcccctgctctcagcccccgaAATATAACTTCGTTCCTAGCACCACCCTCAACAAAACAGCCCGGCCCTTCGGGGCCAGCCCTGCGCCCAACTCGCTGCCTGGGCTGGTGACGAAACCTGTGACGTACAcggcccctgcctgcaccccccagcacaaTGG GCACGCTCTGCGGCTAATGAGCCCCCCAGCCGGCCTGCCCAATGACTCCAGCAAAAAGCGGCTGATTGAGGATACGGAGGACTGGCAGCCTCGCACGGGCACAACCCAGTCCCGCTCCTTCCGCATCCTGGCCCAGCTCACGGGCACAGAGTTCA TGCAAGATCCAGATGAGGAGCATGTTAGAAAAGCCAG CCAGGTGTCTGGGCTGGAGCCATCTGTGGTGTCAGCGCTGAAGGTGGAGCCTGATCACG GTTCCGCTGCTCCGGGCCCTGCCAGCCGCCCGCCCTGGGCTGTGGATCCTTCCTTTGCTGAGCGCTATGCCCCCGACAAGACCAGCACCGTGCTGAGCAAACACCGCCAGCCGGCCATGCCCACGCCCATGCAGAACCGCAGCTCCATCGTCCAGGCCGCCCAGCAGCCCCCCGAGGGCACCAGCAAAACCCCCATCTGCTACCAGTGCAACAAGGTCATCAG GGGGCGCTACCTGGTGGCCCTGGGGCATTACTACCACCCGGAGGAGTTCATGTGCTGCCAGTGCAGGAAGGTGCTGGACGAGGGGGGTTTCTTTGAGGAGAAGGGCTCGGTCTTCTGCCCCAAGTGCTATGACATGCGCTATGCCCCCAGCTGTGCCAAGTGCAAGAAGAGGATTGGTGGG GAGATCATGCATGCGCTGAAGATGACGTGGCACGTGCAGTGCTTCACCTGCGCTGCCTGCAGAACTCCCATCCGCAACCGTGCCTTTTACATGGAGGAGGGGCAGCCCTACTGCGAGAGAG ACTACGAGAAGATGTTCGGCACAAAATGCCGCGGCTGCGACTTCAAGATTGATGCTGGGGACCGGTTCCTGGAGGCGCTGGGATTCAGCTGGCATGACACCTGCTTCGTCTGTGCG aTCTGCCAGGTCAGCCTGGAAGGGAAGACGTTCTACTCCAAGAAGGACAAACCCCTCTGCAAGAGCCATGCCTTCTCCCACGTGTAA
- the PDLIM7 gene encoding PDZ and LIM domain protein 7 isoform X5, with translation MSGMDSYKVMLDGPAPWGFRLQGGKDFNMPLSISRLTAGGKAAQAGVGVGDWVLSIDGENTSSMTHIEAQNKIRACGDHLSLSLSRVQCLLGKSHKVQNLDKHALRLMSPPAGLPNDSSKKRLIEDTEDWQPRTGTTQSRSFRILAQLTGTEFMQDPDEEHVRKASQVSGLEPSVVSALKVEPDHGSAAPGPASRPPWAVDPSFAERYAPDKTSTVLSKHRQPAMPTPMQNRSSIVQAAQQPPEGTSKTPICYQCNKVIRGRYLVALGHYYHPEEFMCCQCRKVLDEGGFFEEKGSVFCPKCYDMRYAPSCAKCKKRIGGEIMHALKMTWHVQCFTCAACRTPIRNRAFYMEEGQPYCERDYEKMFGTKCRGCDFKIDAGDRFLEALGFSWHDTCFVCAICQVSLEGKTFYSKKDKPLCKSHAFSHV, from the exons ctgacCGCTGGTGGCAAGGCAGCCCAGGCTGGCGTGGGAGTGGGCGACTGGGTGCTGAGCATCGATGGGGAGAACACCAGTAGCATGACTCACATCGAAGCGCAGAACAAGATCCGTGCCTGCGGAGACCATCTTTCCCTCAGCCTGAGCAG AGTCCAGTGCCTCCTGGGGAAGTCACACAAG GTGCAGAACCTTGACAA GCACGCTCTGCGGCTAATGAGCCCCCCAGCCGGCCTGCCCAATGACTCCAGCAAAAAGCGGCTGATTGAGGATACGGAGGACTGGCAGCCTCGCACGGGCACAACCCAGTCCCGCTCCTTCCGCATCCTGGCCCAGCTCACGGGCACAGAGTTCA TGCAAGATCCAGATGAGGAGCATGTTAGAAAAGCCAG CCAGGTGTCTGGGCTGGAGCCATCTGTGGTGTCAGCGCTGAAGGTGGAGCCTGATCACG GTTCCGCTGCTCCGGGCCCTGCCAGCCGCCCGCCCTGGGCTGTGGATCCTTCCTTTGCTGAGCGCTATGCCCCCGACAAGACCAGCACCGTGCTGAGCAAACACCGCCAGCCGGCCATGCCCACGCCCATGCAGAACCGCAGCTCCATCGTCCAGGCCGCCCAGCAGCCCCCCGAGGGCACCAGCAAAACCCCCATCTGCTACCAGTGCAACAAGGTCATCAG GGGGCGCTACCTGGTGGCCCTGGGGCATTACTACCACCCGGAGGAGTTCATGTGCTGCCAGTGCAGGAAGGTGCTGGACGAGGGGGGTTTCTTTGAGGAGAAGGGCTCGGTCTTCTGCCCCAAGTGCTATGACATGCGCTATGCCCCCAGCTGTGCCAAGTGCAAGAAGAGGATTGGTGGG GAGATCATGCATGCGCTGAAGATGACGTGGCACGTGCAGTGCTTCACCTGCGCTGCCTGCAGAACTCCCATCCGCAACCGTGCCTTTTACATGGAGGAGGGGCAGCCCTACTGCGAGAGAG ACTACGAGAAGATGTTCGGCACAAAATGCCGCGGCTGCGACTTCAAGATTGATGCTGGGGACCGGTTCCTGGAGGCGCTGGGATTCAGCTGGCATGACACCTGCTTCGTCTGTGCG aTCTGCCAGGTCAGCCTGGAAGGGAAGACGTTCTACTCCAAGAAGGACAAACCCCTCTGCAAGAGCCATGCCTTCTCCCACGTGTAA
- the PDLIM7 gene encoding PDZ and LIM domain protein 7 isoform X2, with protein sequence MSGMDSYKVMLDGPAPWGFRLQGGKDFNMPLSISRLTAGGKAAQAGVGVGDWVLSIDGENTSSMTHIEAQNKIRACGDHLSLSLSRVQCLLGKSHKDSFPCSQPPKYNFVPSTTLNKTARPFGASPAPNSLPGLVTKPVTYTAPACTPQHNGVGAGPSPPEGKPQPRGDLGRSYVEDEHALRLMSPPAGLPNDSSKKRLIEDTEDWQPRTGTTQSRSFRILAQLTGTEFMQDPDEEHVRKASQVSGLEPSVVSALKVEPDHGSAAPGPASRPPWAVDPSFAERYAPDKTSTVLSKHRQPAMPTPMQNRSSIVQAAQQPPEGTSKTPICYQCNKVIRGRYLVALGHYYHPEEFMCCQCRKVLDEGGFFEEKGSVFCPKCYDMRYAPSCAKCKKRIGGEIMHALKMTWHVQCFTCAACRTPIRNRAFYMEEGQPYCERDYEKMFGTKCRGCDFKIDAGDRFLEALGFSWHDTCFVCAICQVSLEGKTFYSKKDKPLCKSHAFSHV encoded by the exons ctgacCGCTGGTGGCAAGGCAGCCCAGGCTGGCGTGGGAGTGGGCGACTGGGTGCTGAGCATCGATGGGGAGAACACCAGTAGCATGACTCACATCGAAGCGCAGAACAAGATCCGTGCCTGCGGAGACCATCTTTCCCTCAGCCTGAGCAG AGTCCAGTGCCTCCTGGGGAAGTCACACAAG GATTCAttcccctgctctcagcccccgaAATATAACTTCGTTCCTAGCACCACCCTCAACAAAACAGCCCGGCCCTTCGGGGCCAGCCCTGCGCCCAACTCGCTGCCTGGGCTGGTGACGAAACCTGTGACGTACAcggcccctgcctgcaccccccagcacaaTGG GGTCGGTGCTGGCCCCAGCCCGCCAGAGGGGAAACCTCAGCCCCGTGGAGACCTGGGCCGCTCCTACGTGGAGGATga GCACGCTCTGCGGCTAATGAGCCCCCCAGCCGGCCTGCCCAATGACTCCAGCAAAAAGCGGCTGATTGAGGATACGGAGGACTGGCAGCCTCGCACGGGCACAACCCAGTCCCGCTCCTTCCGCATCCTGGCCCAGCTCACGGGCACAGAGTTCA TGCAAGATCCAGATGAGGAGCATGTTAGAAAAGCCAG CCAGGTGTCTGGGCTGGAGCCATCTGTGGTGTCAGCGCTGAAGGTGGAGCCTGATCACG GTTCCGCTGCTCCGGGCCCTGCCAGCCGCCCGCCCTGGGCTGTGGATCCTTCCTTTGCTGAGCGCTATGCCCCCGACAAGACCAGCACCGTGCTGAGCAAACACCGCCAGCCGGCCATGCCCACGCCCATGCAGAACCGCAGCTCCATCGTCCAGGCCGCCCAGCAGCCCCCCGAGGGCACCAGCAAAACCCCCATCTGCTACCAGTGCAACAAGGTCATCAG GGGGCGCTACCTGGTGGCCCTGGGGCATTACTACCACCCGGAGGAGTTCATGTGCTGCCAGTGCAGGAAGGTGCTGGACGAGGGGGGTTTCTTTGAGGAGAAGGGCTCGGTCTTCTGCCCCAAGTGCTATGACATGCGCTATGCCCCCAGCTGTGCCAAGTGCAAGAAGAGGATTGGTGGG GAGATCATGCATGCGCTGAAGATGACGTGGCACGTGCAGTGCTTCACCTGCGCTGCCTGCAGAACTCCCATCCGCAACCGTGCCTTTTACATGGAGGAGGGGCAGCCCTACTGCGAGAGAG ACTACGAGAAGATGTTCGGCACAAAATGCCGCGGCTGCGACTTCAAGATTGATGCTGGGGACCGGTTCCTGGAGGCGCTGGGATTCAGCTGGCATGACACCTGCTTCGTCTGTGCG aTCTGCCAGGTCAGCCTGGAAGGGAAGACGTTCTACTCCAAGAAGGACAAACCCCTCTGCAAGAGCCATGCCTTCTCCCACGTGTAA